In the genome of Caenorhabditis elegans chromosome IV, the window ATAAGCTCCGTCACAAGCGAGTTCACTTATCGTTCGACCGTTTTTTCGAGCTGCAAAATGTCGTGTGGCTCATTGACAACTGGATTGTATTCGGAAGAAATGTTGGCACTCACTATTCACTTGACGTGGTAGTTGAAAACAAAGGATGGGAGATTTTGGAGATTGTCAAGAGAAATCACAAAGAGAGGATTGATGAGAAGTGAGGATATTTCTACGCTATTCAGTCAATATCCTTATTTCAGATCAGATAGAGAGAATGTTATAATTCATATGAACAACACCTCGGATTTACATATCGAATACGAGTTGGAGGATTTCCAGACTTTGATGCATCTGAGAGTTGAACTACGATCCtgataatttaattgtttgaataaatatattattggCTGAGATAGAACTTGAAATACTGTAAAAACCCAACACAGTTATCCCAAAAACCTGTGTGACTGACCTGTAAGTACAGGCACGTAACAGCTGCTCACCTGGGCCGTTCTCTTTCCCCTCCCCTCTTCCTTGCCGTACAGTGTCTACCAAAACCAGTCGCAATGGGGTCTCTGCATAGCGTGCCGTTTTTTAGTCActttattggatttttcttgTCCTACCCACATTATAAGCCACCGTTGAATCCTGTAAGCTACCAAGTATTAAAATGTCTGTTGAAGCATTTGGATCCGAATTCGAGGTTAGTTTTTGTTGCGCCAGTTCTAATATAATATACAGtttttagattcaaaatttctatgtcGTGTCCTTCGAttcgaaaactagaaaaatcgattactTTGTACGTAAAGTGTCTGAAATTAACTGATTATTATGTTACGGTAAACCAGGACACCTATCAATTAAATGTTGCTAATCGAAAGaaggattttcaatttgatatcGACCCAACAAATCACCCTGATGCCAGTGAGATAGAGCAAGATCCAAATGAAATACTAATTGACAACGTGAGAAGATATCGGGCACCAGAACACGAGGGGGAACCAACAGAACTTTCAAGATTGATGGAAGAGATACATGCGACTGGTCTTAAGCTCGATCAACATGTGGGAAAACTTTTTCGCTTACTTAATGGCGAAAATGTCATTCGTCTGAAAATGGGTGGAAGGGTTGAAGTATTCAATTACGATCGGAAAATGCATGAAGCTTTGAAGTACCTACTCGGAAAGCTATTCGGAGGAAGAACTGTAAAAGTGAACCGATTCGCGATTGAATGTGCAACTGTTATTCGGATTCCTTCAACCGTGAAACTTTCCGTCAAAATATTGGATCTTCTTGATAGAAATGTTCATACCAAATTGGAGACAGTTGGATTGAACTGAAAAAGCTGTACCTCTCCGCCTAAACTCCCTGAAAATAAGCGAGAATAGCATTTCAGTCAATAAGATTCAATACAAACTACTTGTGTTGTGGCAAGGAAGCGCTAgtctaaaaatattccaaaaaaaaatgatgttacAGAGGAAAGGGATTTTCATAGGAATGTTTTAGTGGACGAAGATCCTGACGAGATTTTTGTCAACTTGAAAGAGTTTAAAGATATCGATAGACCTGAACTATCATCCTATCATATCTTGCTCACAGCCAGACCGAGCAGGGAAGACTTAAGCAATGAGAGGAAGCTTCACGAGGCAACGAAGTATTTACTCAAGAAATTATTCGGTGGAAGAGTTATCGTCAAAGTTGATGAGCTTTCTATTGATTGTCGACCTGTACTACGAACCCCGGCaagtttgaagtttcaaatccATAACTTGCAATTATCGTGTATGGATAATAATCAACTCTTTGAGGCGATTAAACCAATACTGGACTTTTCCACACCCCTGAGCTCTATTACTCTCCAGTTTGGCCatcagatcaattttgaggATCTAATTATCCGATCCACGGAAATT includes:
- the fbxc-12 gene encoding F-box domain-containing protein (Confirmed by transcript evidence); its protein translation is MGSLHSVPFFSHFIGFFLSYPHYKPPLNPVSYQVLKCLLKHLDPNSRFKISMSCPSIRKLEKSITLYVKCLKLTDYYVTVNQDTYQLNVANRKKDFQFDIDPTNHPDASEIEQDPNEILIDNVRRYRAPEHEGEPTELSRLMEEIHATGLKLDQHVGKLFRLLNGENVIRLKMGGRVEVFNYDRKMHEALKYLLGKLFGGRTVKVNRFAIELDEDPDEIFVNLKEFKDIDRPELSSYHILLTARPSREDLSNERKLHEATKYLLKKLFGGRVIVKVDELSIDCRPVLRTPASLKFQIHNLQLSCMDNNQLFEAIKPILDFSTPLSSITLQFGHQINFEDLIIRSTEIMYFEGYFLLLDKDLDNLNELRHKRVHLSIKPYSRWHNVSRLIDNWIEVGREAGFYYSLEMNKKSRAREILETVMINHKERIIERPNEDPNSVPLRMKNSLGLHISYELREKYCLMHLRVQPRY